In Thermobaculum terrenum ATCC BAA-798, the DNA window TACCCGACACGAAGATATCTCCATGGCGTGGCTGTGGGGCAAGATACATCTTAGAACCACCTCCAGATCTTCGATCAACAAGGAGGTTCTTGGGTATCCGACCGGAAGCTTCAAGATCATAGTCGATGCGCTGGAGAAAGCCATAAGGGATATGGGAGGGCATATCCACCTAGGTGCCAGCATAGAGAAGATCGAAGCGCGGACATCTCCAAGTGGGGAGCTGACCGCTGTAGGCATACGTACGGGCGAGGGATTACAGGAATTTGAAAAAATCATATCCACTATTCCATCCAACAGATTCCTAGACATCGCCCCTCCCGTCGGGAAAGCATACGAAGAGAAATTGAGATCAGGACGATACCAAGGCGCCCTCGTGATGCTGATGACCTTACACAACAAGCTATCGGATTATTACTGGCTCAACATAGGTGAAGAAGGCTTCCCGTTCGTGGGACTCATTGAACATACGAATTTAGTACCTAAGGAATGGTATGGGGGAAAGCACGTCCTGTATATAAGTAACTACCTTTCTACAGAGGATTATTATTGGCAACTAGGCAAAGAGGAGCTATTGGAAGCCTATATACCTTTCCTGCAAAGGGTTAATCCAGAGTTCGAAAGATCATGGATCGATTCCTATCAAGTCTTCAGGGAGGCAGCAGCCCAACCTATAGTGCCTCCGAACTACTCACAGCGAATACCAGAGATGCAAACCCCTGTGAAGAACCTCATATTAGCTAACACCACCCAGATATATCCTCAGGACAGAGGCACCAACTATAGTGTTGATCTAGGGAGGAAGGCGGCGAGACTAGCCCTGGAATCCTGATAACAAATGCGCCACAGAGCTATTTAGGATATATTTACGAAAATCCATTGTTAGGTTCTCCCTGGAAATGCTTTAAGTAGAGTTACAGAATTGGTTGAAATGGGCCAAGGGGGAACCTATGACCACATACTTTTCCAAGCAAACCGAAGAGAAGAGAAGCGCTGACAATCACTACATCCGGGCTTACCTTGAAGAGGTACTAACAAGATTCAATGCTCACGGCAGAGAGATTCCTCTTCATCTTATAAAAGCGTTTACGGAAGAAGACAAACCAGGTGTGAGTCTTGAACAGGCAGTCGAATCCTATGGACGCTTGATCATACTGGGCAAAGCTGGAGCTGGAAAAACATCCCTGGCCAAAAAAGCTGTACTGCATATAGCTAGCAGATCTCTACGTTCGCATTTTGGGGCCGAACCAGGCAAGAGGTCTCTTTCTATCGATGATCAGCGTATACCCGTGCTGGTACAGCTTCAGTCTCTCGAGTCCGTAGAGATTCATGATATGCTGGCTGGCGCATTCCAGCAAGCAGGTATCACTCTCCCCGATGAGGAATTTCCACAGAGAGTTGTAGAGAACTTCCCTCTACTCTTGGTACTGGATGGGTTAGATGAGATTCGACCCGATATTAAGCTCGAAGCCGCAGCCGAAATAGCTTCTCTAGTTTCCAAACCGGGTAGCGCTAATAGATTCGTGATTACCTGCAAGGAAGATGAATTCCCCCTATACAGGGTCTGGTTTGAGCGTTGCGAGATCAGATCAATAGAGCCCATCAACGAATCACAGATAAGGCTATTCCTGGAGGATTGTGCCGATCCCAAGAGGAGAGATAGAGTTCTCTCCCATCCTAGAGCCTTTGAGGTGCTTTCCACAATAAAGGTACTTAATCTAGCCAAGCAAGAGCTTGATGACACTAGATCTAACGTAAACAGCATAGGGGATCTAGTACTAGCCAGTAGCCGTAAGCTTTTGATGGAAGCTGAGAGTAAGAAGAGAAACCGTGAGGGATTCGCCGGAGCTCAAAGCCGTACCCTGATGAAGTTACTGGCAGCATTGGCCTTCTCTCTGAAAACAGACTCAGTCAAAGATCTTTCAAGGGATCAAGCTAGAGGCATAGTATCAGCATCCTCGGGCGATAGTGCATCCTCCGAACAGCTGCTCGAGGTGCTCCTATCATCAGGAATCATAGAAAGCTCAGATTCCCGAAGGAGAATCAAATTCAGGGATGAACTAACCCTAGAAGTGTTTGCTGCCTATGCAATCTCCCTTCATCTAGAATCTGGCGGTGACCTGAAGGACTACATAAGCGACTCAAGCAAGAGAGAGAAGTGGGGAGGTGTAGTATCCCTTCTTTATGGCATTCATTCAGACAAAGAAAAGCTGCTCTCAGACATCTTAGGTGATGGCCAGAGTTTACCCCTTGTCAGGCTAGCAGTAACATGCATAACTCAGAACGAGCCTGAGGAGAAGTGGTCCTACATAACGTCAAAAGGAGACCTAGATGCTCAAGCTCATTACTACCTTGGACGCGCTTTTGCGGATCTCGGCTTCTACGCACATGCATCCAACGAGCTAAACAGAGCTATCGAAAAGAAGTTGGATAGTGCTGACGTGCATTACCAGCTGGGTAAGATTCACGAGGCCGAAGGAAAGTATGAGCTTGCTTGTCAGCAGTACGAGCTAGCCGTAGAGAGGGACCCCTCTAACGTCAACTATCGCCGTAGTTTTGGCTTGGCATTGGCACTATGCAACAAGTACGATCTAGCTGCCGCTAAGTTGAGAGAAGTGGTAGATATACTCAAGTCAGATTGTGCATTAACCCAGCACGAGCTAGGCAACATATATAAGATTCAAGGTAGGTTGCAGCAAGCTCTCGAGCAGTTTCAAGATGCAGCCACCATGTCTCCCAGCAGTGCAGTTTACCTGACTAGCTTGGGCTCTGTACTAGCAGCCTGCGGAGATGACCAGGGGGCAGAAAGGGAGCTAAGACGGGCACTAGATCTAGATCCTAATTATGCACCCGCAGCTAACGAGCTAGCTGCAGTACTGGAAAGGCAGGGCAAACTGGACCTTGCATTAGCCAACTACCAGAAGGCAACCGAGATTCAGCCAGAAGAGCCCCTATATCACCGTAACGCTGGGGCAATTCTTAGAAAGCTCGGCAGGGTAGAAGAGGCAGAGAGAGAGCTTGTTACCGCTATAGAATTGGACAGCAAGTATGCAGATGCTTATAACGAACTCGGCAGCCTGTATATGGATATGGGCAAGCATCTGGCTGCCCTTGAGAACTTCCAGAAGGCTATCCAATACTCACCTGAACAGCCAGAATACTATCTACAGATGGGTTTGACCTACAGAGCTCTTAAGCAGCCAGCAAAAGCCATAACAGCCCTGCAGATAGCACTGTCCATGGATCCCAAAGACCTAAATAAGCGGGCCATACTTGCAGAAACTTATTGCCAGTCTGGACGTTTGACGGAAGCTATTGAGGAATATAGATGGGCTATAGAGCTGAGTGGTGGTATGCCTCAATACCTGCTCAACGCTGCCATAGTACAGAGAAAAGCGGGTATGCTTGAGGATGCTGAAGAATCACTCAAAAAGGTCATCCAGAATAATCCCGGCTTGGCACCTGCGTACTTCGAGCTTGGCATGGTCGCTGAACAGAAAGGCGATTATATACTTGCCCTTGAGAGGTATCGGAAGGCACTGGAACTATCGCCTGATAACGAGCACTTTATTGTTGCAGTAAGCAGATCCGCTCGACTATCAGGCAACTTGCTCCAGGCTGACGAACTAATAAGGGATGCATTCTCCAGGATGCCCGAATCAGCGCTCATACATGATGAGCTAGGAACCATTGAATTTGTAAGAGGAAATTACCAGAAGGCTAGCGAGTGCTTCCTCAAGGCAACCAAGCTTTCTCCTGAAACCTCAGATTTCTGGGCCCATCTTGGTAAAGCATACAGATACCTGACAAGGCTTGATGAAGCAAAAGAAGCTTGTGAGGAAGCGCTAAGACTTGATGCCAACAACCCAGTCGCTCATCACGAGACGGCTATGTTGCTGATTGCCCTGAACGAGGAAGAGGAAGCACTAAGCCATTTTCGTAAGGCAGCTAGACTTGATGCCCGAAATGCTCAATACGCGCTTGATCTAGGAGCTTGTGCTAGCAAACTGGGGAGAGTCAACGAAGGTCTAACATGGCTCGAAAAGGCTCTGTCGCTTGACCCCAATAACGGTCAAGCACATGCAGAGCTGGGTATGCTCATGGGGAGCAGAGGTCAATGGGAGGAAGCGCTTGCCCACTTTAGAGCCTCTCTTCTCATTGATGAGCAGAACGTCGACTATCTTCATATGTACGGCATAGCTTGCTTGCACACGGATGCAACAGAGGATGCTATCAAGACTCTGGAGAGAGCTCTGGCCCTAGATCCAAGAAGAGCAGATGTATACGTAACCTATGCAGAAGCTCTTGAAATAGCAGGTAAAAGGGATGAGGCTATCCAGAACTTGCAAGAGGCAGTACGTCTGGACGACACGAATGTGAGCTACAAGGTCAAGCTAGGGTCAATGCTTCGTAGGTATGGCGAATATCAAGACGCGGAAGACCTGTTGCTCAAGTGTACAGACGATCACCCAGAATCTGCACAAGCCCATAGCGAACTAGGCATGCTTTACATGGATCTGGGGCTACAGGAGAAGGCGCTAAGGCACCATGAGATCGCATGCTCACTAGATGACAGGTCTCCAGAGTATAAGTATCGAATGGCGCTAGCACTTATCCATCTCAAGAGATATGCCGAAGCCATAGATACCATACTTACAGCTATACAAGCTAACCCTGAAGCAGCCGAGTACTATCATGCTCTGGGTAGGGCCCACATGGGTCTGAGCCAGTATGAAGAAGCCGTGCAGGCGTTCGAAAAAGCTGTAAGAATAGCCCCTAGCGTAGCACAATATCATCGCGACCTAGGGATAGCATACAGGAGCATATCCGAGTACGGCGCAGCGTGCCAGGAAATAGAAGAAGCTGTCAGGATATCCCCTGACGTCGCAGCTTGGTACAACGACCTGGGAATATGCTATGAACGCAGAGGGTGGCTACACGAAGCTGTGCAAGCGTTTGAGAAAGCAATTGAGCTTCAACCTGGAGAGCCTGTATACCTAAGTAACGCTGGTAATGTCCTCAGGCAGCAGAGAAAGCATGATTTAGCTCTCCAGCACCTGCAAAAGGCCATCGAGCTTGACAGTAATTTCGCAGAACCGTATCACCAGATGGCGCTAGTTATGCAGGACATGGGCAGATTCGATGATGCATACGATCTCTTTCAACGGTCCATAAGCCTATCTCCGGATAATCCTCGCTACCACTACAACCTTGGGATACTAATGAGATCTCAAGGAGATCTACACGATGCCATAAACCAGGTATCCAAGGCTATAGACATACAGCCAAACAATGCCGAGTGGCATTCTACTTTGGCTGATCTCTACTTCCAAATAGGGATGTTGGATAAGGCTCGCAAAGAAGCTGAAGAGGCTTCTCGGCTTGATCCAGATAACTACAGATATCATCGTCAACTATCTGTAATTGCTAGAGAGACACAGGACTTGGATCAAGCTCTGGCAAGTGCTAGACAGGCTCTAAAGTGCGCACCGGATGAGCCTCAGGCGATCGCCGAGCTTGCAAGCGTGCAGGAAGCATTGGGAGAGCTTACCAGTGCGCTAGCCCTGTACAAGCAAGCCGCTATGTTAGACCCCCTCAACGCGGATTATCATCGCAAGATCGGATCTATCTACCGCCAGCTGGGCAAAACCCAAGAATCTTTGCAGTCACTGCAGAAGGCTATAGATCTTGCCCCTAACGCTCCTGATTCCCTATTTGAGATAGGGCAGCTTTACCTGCAGACAGACAGGTTTGACGAAGCTTGCAAGGTGCTACAGAAAGCAACACAGCTGGCTCCGGATAATCCGACGTACAGATTCCATTATGGTTTGGCTATCATGAGGCTTAAGGAACGCGAAGATAAGCTAAGGAGTGCACGCCTGCTCGCTAGCTCATCTCAGGTAAGCTACGCACAAGCCATAGAGGAGATAGAAGCCGCACTTAGGATAGAGCACAATCACGCTGACTGGCACAATACCCTGGGCGAATTGTACGAACTGGTGGACGATTATGAGAGTGCCCTGCACCACTTCAGATGGGCCGCAGATATCGACTCTGATTGTGCACTATTCCAGTACAATCAAGGCAGAATATACAAAAAGCTTAGAGATTACGATCGAGCAATTCGCGCATTTCAGATGGCAGTTCGACTAGACCCTGAATTTGCTCAGGCTTATTCAGAGCTTGGAGCCACTTATAACATGGTCGGGAACCATTCTGAGGCTTTGATCAACTACGAGAGAGCATTGCAAATCAGACCCGATGATGGTCTTACATTGAGGCGGCTAGGATCAACTTACAGACAAATGAAGAGATTCAAAGATGCGATCTCCATTCTGCAAAAAGCTGCAGAGATCGATCCTCAAGATCCAGAGATCTATAATGAGCTAGGGCTAGCCTACAGAGCTCAGGGTAAGCACAGAGAAGCGCTTGCTGAGTTTGAACACGCACTGAAGCTCAGGCCAGATAACGCTACTTATAATCGCAATGCAGCTATAGCTCACCAGGATCTCAAGCAAACCAAGCTAGCCATAGAGAAGCTGCAACACGCTGTTATGCTCGAGCCATATCAGCCAACATGGCACTTCGAGCTTGGTGCTCTGCTGGAGGCCTCTGAGCAGTATGAGGAAGCGCTTGCAGAGTATAACGAAGCTATGCAGCTCAACCCAGACGGCGCCATATATGCTTTCAGGGCTGCAGAAGTATGCGAGCGCATGGGCAAGAAAGAGGAGGCAATAGAATGCCTCAAATACGCACTCAAGCTGGAACCTCGAAACTACGAATGGAGGTTCAAGCTTGGATGCATGTACCTGGACATGGAATACTTTGCACCAGCTGCCGAGGAGCTAGCTAAGAGCTTAGAGATAGAGCCTGAATCAGCAGAGGCTCACCTCAAACTAGGGATTGCACTAATAAACCTTGAGCAGTACGATCAGGCTCTAGAACGCCTAATGGATGCAGCTAAAATAGAACCTAATAACTTTGACGTACACGAGCAGCTCAGCCTAGTAATGGAAAAGCTTGGTAGACCAGAGGAGGCTATCAGCCACATAGCTCAGGCTCTGCTTCTAGATAGCTCTCGAGCTGATCTCTACCGTAGAGCTGGAAAGCTATATGCCGATATGGATAGGCTGGAAGAGGCAGCACAAGCTCTAGAAAAAGCACTAGAGCTGGATCCAGATGATGCTGAGACGCACTCAGAGTTGGGGCTAATATACGAAGCTCAAGAGAAGCTTAAACTCGCTCTTGGAGAACAAAAAGAAGCTATCAGGCTAGATCCGAAAAATCCTATCTACGAACTGCGGGCTGCGTCTATTTGCCGACAGCTCAGGTGGTTCGAGGAGGCTATGGCGGCGCTGGAGAGATCCCTGGATCTCGACCCAGAGAACGCTGCAGCTTACAATGAGAGAGGAATGCTTTATGAAGCTATGGGCAACCTAGATGCAGCCAGAGAACAATACGAGATAGCGGTAAGACTTCAACCAGACGAAGCCCTTTATCACCGCAATCTCGGAGTTGTGTATAAGAAGCTCAAGAGGTACGATTTGGCTGCATCCGAACTGAGACAGGCTGTCAAGCTCAGACCTGGATACGCCGATGCTTATAAGGAGCTGACCACGGTAAGCACACTATCGTTCATTACCAGGGGCTTTGGCAAAGAACGAGCTTCCTAAACAGAGCAGACATATAGGAGCAGCAACATGATTTTATCTGACACGATGATCATAGACGCGATAAAGACTGGATGGGTATCCTTTGACCCACCAGTTGACATAGACATACAGGTCCAGCCAGCTTCGGTTGATCTGCGGCTTGGCAACACCTTCAGGGTCTACAACTACGCACAGCAGGCAGTTATAGATCCGACCGAAGACATAGACCTTGATTCGATATCCCAGATCGTGCGACTGGAAGACAAGCCATTCATATTGCATCCAGGCGCATTTGTACTCGGATCTACGATGGAATATGTAAAAATACCTCCTGATCTAGTTGGTAGACTTGAAGGTAGAAGCAGCCTCGGTAGGTTGGGGGTAGTTGTACATTCCACAGCTGGATTCATAGACCCAGGATTTGAGGGTAATATAACTCTCGAGATCAGCAATATCGGGAAGATACCAGTTGCCCTAAGAGCTGGTATTAGAATATGCCAGCTCACTCTTATGCATACAGGACCTGTAGCTCGCCCATACGGTCCATTAAGGGGCAGCAAGTATCAGGGGCAGAGGGAGCCCACTCCCAGCAGGATCAAGAACGACGTAGAATTCCTCAGAAGAGGCGAGATAAAAGTAGGGGAAAGCTAGGAATTCTCTTGCCGCACGTGGTAGCAATCGTATTGAGTAGTATTGCTACCACGTGCGATCTTTGTACTGTCCTTCGTACAGCTTGTGTGCCCTAGTAGGTAGTTTGAAGAATACTAACTGCACTACGCGAGCATTCTTACGTACCCAAAATCCATGCGGATTATGCACACAAAGAATAGCTTCGCCTTTCCCCCTAAAACCTGAATCCCATAGGGCCGTTCCAACCGACACCCCCATTCTTAGAAGGCTGGATCGAGGCCTCGCAATAGCAAACCTATCCTCAGGAATAGTCACAAACTCATTGAAACCAATCTTGTAGGAGCTCTGTGGTAGCCATATCCAGCCTTCTGAGTCAAACTCAAGCCTCTCAGTCCGTGGCAAGACTCTCTCGCTGTTATCAAATGCCAGCTTGCCAGCTTCCAGAAAACGCTCCACCCAAGCGAGTGTAAGTTCTACACCGTTGGGCTGCGTCTGTTCCTCAAGGTCTATGTAATCCCTAATAAAATCTGCTGCGTTGGTATCTACTTCCTCAGACATACCATATCTCCAACATTCTTTACTCAAGATAAAATACCTCATTGGGCCCACACAATCAGCTAAACTCGTGGTAATGAAAACATTTATTATGATAGTGCAAAGCAAGAGGGCATGATCGCATCAATTAAGGGACATATAGAATACAAGCTAAACGATGGGTTGATTGTACAGGTTGGAGGTGTTGGTCTAAGGGTATTCACACCATCCTCGATGGTTAGAGAGATTGGGGAGATTGGTGATGAGGTATACCTGCATACCCATCTGATGGTCAGGGAAGACGCCCTGACGCTTTACGGCTTCTCCACTAGAGAACAGCTGAGATTGTTTGAGCTGCTCATATCAGTAACTGGAGTGGGACCTAATCACGCCCTAAACATACTATCATCGGCAAGTGTAGAGGAAATACAGACCGCTATCGCTCAGGAGAACGCACAGTTCTTCTCACTCATACCAAGAATAGGCAAGAAACTAGCTGCGAGAATAATTCTAGAGCTGAAGGGCAAAGTGGAACCTTCTGGCGAGGCAGTCCAGATAATCAGTCACAAAGACGAGGAGCTGGTTTCCGCACTCTTAGCGCTTGGCTACACACTTGGAGAGGCACAAGCAGCTGTCCGTAGCCTCCCTACAGATAAAGAGCTCCCTATGGAGGAGAAGCTTAGACTAGCACTCTCCTATTTCAGCACTCCTTAGGAGGAAACTGATGCAAGACAGCATACTAGATGTAGCGGGTATCGAAGTTGGTAGCTCTGAAGACCAAACCATTCGTACCGGTTGCACAGTAGTGCTGTGCAAGCAGGGAGCTACTGTAGGGGTAGATGTTAGGGGAGCTGCTCCAGCTACGAGAGAAACAGATCTATGCAGATCCGGTAATCTAGTCAGCAAAGTACACGCAATCCTCCTGACAGGTGGTAGCGCTTTTGGATTGGATTCAGCAAGTGGTGTAATGCGTTTCCTATGGGAGAGAGGAATTGGTTTTGATACTCCAGCAACCAGGGTTCCAATAGTTCCAGCAGCTGCCATCTATGACCTAAATGTAGGTAGAGTAGGCTGGCCTCACTCCGAGATGGCATATCAAGCCTGTCGGGAAGCTACCAGCAAGACAATGAGCAGAGGTAGAGTGGGGGCTGGAACTGGCGCCACCGTAGGGAAGATCCTTGGTCCCAAGAACTGCACCGAAGGGGGCTTGGGCTCAGCAAGTGAGCGGGTAGGAAGTTTCCGTGTAGGTGCGCTAGTAGTGGTTAATGCTCTGGGAGATGTGGTTGATCCTAATAGTGGCAAGATAATAGCAGGTCCAAAAGATCCTTTAACAGGGAATTTCATAAGTACAGAGGACGTCCTTCTAGAGGGAAGACCAAGCACATCAAA includes these proteins:
- a CDS encoding NAD(P)/FAD-dependent oxidoreductase, which translates into the protein MRIAVIGGGIAGLSASYELLKAGQEVHLFERSNFLGGQVVTIPLYGTPIELAYHHLFTSDVVMQELMAELGIIDKLEWYPSKVGWFKGGKIYPFVTPMDLLRFKPLRLWNRLRLGLVVLFLQRYKNWKALEKTTATLWMRKWAGDNAYEQVWRPLLKGKFGTRHEDISMAWLWGKIHLRTTSRSSINKEVLGYPTGSFKIIVDALEKAIRDMGGHIHLGASIEKIEARTSPSGELTAVGIRTGEGLQEFEKIISTIPSNRFLDIAPPVGKAYEEKLRSGRYQGALVMLMTLHNKLSDYYWLNIGEEGFPFVGLIEHTNLVPKEWYGGKHVLYISNYLSTEDYYWQLGKEELLEAYIPFLQRVNPEFERSWIDSYQVFREAAAQPIVPPNYSQRIPEMQTPVKNLILANTTQIYPQDRGTNYSVDLGRKAARLALES
- a CDS encoding tetratricopeptide repeat protein, which translates into the protein MTTYFSKQTEEKRSADNHYIRAYLEEVLTRFNAHGREIPLHLIKAFTEEDKPGVSLEQAVESYGRLIILGKAGAGKTSLAKKAVLHIASRSLRSHFGAEPGKRSLSIDDQRIPVLVQLQSLESVEIHDMLAGAFQQAGITLPDEEFPQRVVENFPLLLVLDGLDEIRPDIKLEAAAEIASLVSKPGSANRFVITCKEDEFPLYRVWFERCEIRSIEPINESQIRLFLEDCADPKRRDRVLSHPRAFEVLSTIKVLNLAKQELDDTRSNVNSIGDLVLASSRKLLMEAESKKRNREGFAGAQSRTLMKLLAALAFSLKTDSVKDLSRDQARGIVSASSGDSASSEQLLEVLLSSGIIESSDSRRRIKFRDELTLEVFAAYAISLHLESGGDLKDYISDSSKREKWGGVVSLLYGIHSDKEKLLSDILGDGQSLPLVRLAVTCITQNEPEEKWSYITSKGDLDAQAHYYLGRAFADLGFYAHASNELNRAIEKKLDSADVHYQLGKIHEAEGKYELACQQYELAVERDPSNVNYRRSFGLALALCNKYDLAAAKLREVVDILKSDCALTQHELGNIYKIQGRLQQALEQFQDAATMSPSSAVYLTSLGSVLAACGDDQGAERELRRALDLDPNYAPAANELAAVLERQGKLDLALANYQKATEIQPEEPLYHRNAGAILRKLGRVEEAERELVTAIELDSKYADAYNELGSLYMDMGKHLAALENFQKAIQYSPEQPEYYLQMGLTYRALKQPAKAITALQIALSMDPKDLNKRAILAETYCQSGRLTEAIEEYRWAIELSGGMPQYLLNAAIVQRKAGMLEDAEESLKKVIQNNPGLAPAYFELGMVAEQKGDYILALERYRKALELSPDNEHFIVAVSRSARLSGNLLQADELIRDAFSRMPESALIHDELGTIEFVRGNYQKASECFLKATKLSPETSDFWAHLGKAYRYLTRLDEAKEACEEALRLDANNPVAHHETAMLLIALNEEEEALSHFRKAARLDARNAQYALDLGACASKLGRVNEGLTWLEKALSLDPNNGQAHAELGMLMGSRGQWEEALAHFRASLLIDEQNVDYLHMYGIACLHTDATEDAIKTLERALALDPRRADVYVTYAEALEIAGKRDEAIQNLQEAVRLDDTNVSYKVKLGSMLRRYGEYQDAEDLLLKCTDDHPESAQAHSELGMLYMDLGLQEKALRHHEIACSLDDRSPEYKYRMALALIHLKRYAEAIDTILTAIQANPEAAEYYHALGRAHMGLSQYEEAVQAFEKAVRIAPSVAQYHRDLGIAYRSISEYGAACQEIEEAVRISPDVAAWYNDLGICYERRGWLHEAVQAFEKAIELQPGEPVYLSNAGNVLRQQRKHDLALQHLQKAIELDSNFAEPYHQMALVMQDMGRFDDAYDLFQRSISLSPDNPRYHYNLGILMRSQGDLHDAINQVSKAIDIQPNNAEWHSTLADLYFQIGMLDKARKEAEEASRLDPDNYRYHRQLSVIARETQDLDQALASARQALKCAPDEPQAIAELASVQEALGELTSALALYKQAAMLDPLNADYHRKIGSIYRQLGKTQESLQSLQKAIDLAPNAPDSLFEIGQLYLQTDRFDEACKVLQKATQLAPDNPTYRFHYGLAIMRLKEREDKLRSARLLASSSQVSYAQAIEEIEAALRIEHNHADWHNTLGELYELVDDYESALHHFRWAADIDSDCALFQYNQGRIYKKLRDYDRAIRAFQMAVRLDPEFAQAYSELGATYNMVGNHSEALINYERALQIRPDDGLTLRRLGSTYRQMKRFKDAISILQKAAEIDPQDPEIYNELGLAYRAQGKHREALAEFEHALKLRPDNATYNRNAAIAHQDLKQTKLAIEKLQHAVMLEPYQPTWHFELGALLEASEQYEEALAEYNEAMQLNPDGAIYAFRAAEVCERMGKKEEAIECLKYALKLEPRNYEWRFKLGCMYLDMEYFAPAAEELAKSLEIEPESAEAHLKLGIALINLEQYDQALERLMDAAKIEPNNFDVHEQLSLVMEKLGRPEEAISHIAQALLLDSSRADLYRRAGKLYADMDRLEEAAQALEKALELDPDDAETHSELGLIYEAQEKLKLALGEQKEAIRLDPKNPIYELRAASICRQLRWFEEAMAALERSLDLDPENAAAYNERGMLYEAMGNLDAAREQYEIAVRLQPDEALYHRNLGVVYKKLKRYDLAASELRQAVKLRPGYADAYKELTTVSTLSFITRGFGKERAS
- the dcd gene encoding dCTP deaminase, yielding MILSDTMIIDAIKTGWVSFDPPVDIDIQVQPASVDLRLGNTFRVYNYAQQAVIDPTEDIDLDSISQIVRLEDKPFILHPGAFVLGSTMEYVKIPPDLVGRLEGRSSLGRLGVVVHSTAGFIDPGFEGNITLEISNIGKIPVALRAGIRICQLTLMHTGPVARPYGPLRGSKYQGQREPTPSRIKNDVEFLRRGEIKVGES
- a CDS encoding deoxyuridine 5'-triphosphate nucleotidohydrolase; this encodes MSEEVDTNAADFIRDYIDLEEQTQPNGVELTLAWVERFLEAGKLAFDNSERVLPRTERLEFDSEGWIWLPQSSYKIGFNEFVTIPEDRFAIARPRSSLLRMGVSVGTALWDSGFRGKGEAILCVHNPHGFWVRKNARVVQLVFFKLPTRAHKLYEGQYKDRTW
- the ruvA gene encoding Holliday junction branch migration protein RuvA, producing the protein MIASIKGHIEYKLNDGLIVQVGGVGLRVFTPSSMVREIGEIGDEVYLHTHLMVREDALTLYGFSTREQLRLFELLISVTGVGPNHALNILSSASVEEIQTAIAQENAQFFSLIPRIGKKLAARIILELKGKVEPSGEAVQIISHKDEELVSALLALGYTLGEAQAAVRSLPTDKELPMEEKLRLALSYFSTP
- a CDS encoding P1 family peptidase — protein: MQDSILDVAGIEVGSSEDQTIRTGCTVVLCKQGATVGVDVRGAAPATRETDLCRSGNLVSKVHAILLTGGSAFGLDSASGVMRFLWERGIGFDTPATRVPIVPAAAIYDLNVGRVGWPHSEMAYQACREATSKTMSRGRVGAGTGATVGKILGPKNCTEGGLGSASERVGSFRVGALVVVNALGDVVDPNSGKIIAGPKDPLTGNFISTEDVLLEGRPSTSNEGQNTTLVVVATDAPLSKEQANRLASISHDGLARVIRPAHTLVDGDVVFALSTTADNQVVTTDQMIALGVGAIRAVERAILDAVAVKVNHR